A stretch of DNA from Deltaproteobacteria bacterium:
CCTGCTCGGCAAAGAACACGGGAACGACTTATGAGAATACTACTTTGCTACGATGAGACAAAAGAGGCTGCCAAAGCACTCGAAACCGCCATTGAACACGCCAAGGCCTTCAATGGAGAAGTACTGATTCTAACCTCTCTCGTTGGCAAGGGAAAAGAGAAGGTAGAAGAAGACCGGGAAGCCAAACAGAGGCTGGAAAAAGCCAGAGCGTATTTAAAAGAGGCCGGAATCCCATGTGAATCGCATTTGCTGGTGAGAGGGTTGGACTCGGGTGAGTCCATCGTCAATTTTTCAAAGGAGAATGGGGTTGGCGAGATCATCATCGGCGTGAAAAAGAAATCGAAGGTTGGAAAGCTGATGTTCGGCTCGACGGCCCAGCATGTCATTTTGCATGCGGAATGCACAGTGGTGGCGGTAAAGTAACTCCCGCGAAGAATTTTCTTTCGTCACGAAAAAAAATATGACCACAAATTTAGGAATTGCGATCCCTCAATTCGCACTCCCTTAATCCATATGTATTCTGTGCGGCGGAGATACACTGCCCGTGTTTACGTTACAGTGCATCTTCCACGGGAACGACAAACGCGTGCAAACTCTCCCCGAAGGGGAGAGAACTCCGGCACTCTCTCAAAGCCGCAAGCAATTCCGCCTTTTTCCCTTCGGGTACGACGGTGAAAACGACGAGTGATTTCCCGGGCCAGATCCGGTCTCCAAGCTTTAAGCCCTTTTCGCCGGCGCCGATTATTTCGTGGAGCTCCGAATAGGCGTGTACATCGTGCCGGGCAATCAGCTCCCTGATGGTTTCCGTCCGGTTTTCCGGGCATATGACCATTACCATTTTCATGGTACCCCTCCTATTTGTTATTGTTTCCCACCATACAGCAGGTAGTAAACCGTCGGTATGACCACCAGGGTAAAGGCCGTGGACACGACCATGCCGAAAATGATGGACCATGCCAGGCCGCTGAAAATGGGGTCCAGGGTGATGGGCCATGCCCCCAGGGTAGTGGTTCCGGCCGTCAGGAAGATGGGCCTGAAACGGACCGCACCCGACTCCACGATGGCCTCGACCAGGTTCTGGCCCCGCTTCACCTGGGTCTGGATAAAGTCGATCAGGATGATGGCGTTGCGCACCACGATGCCGGAAAGGGCGATCATGCCGATCATGGCGGTGGCGGTGAAAAACACCGGATCGGGATAGCCGCCCACCGGTTTGTTGACAACGACGTTCAACAGGGCAAACCCCGGCATGATGCCGATCATGGTCAGGGGAATCGAAAGCATGATGACGATGGGTATGAGGTACGATGCGGTCTCATACACCAAAAGCACGTAGATGCCCACCAGAGCCGCCGAGAAGGCCAATCCCAGATCCCGGAACACGTCCAGGGTTATCTTCCACTCCCCCTCCCCGCGCCAGTCGATCCGGACGCCGTTGGGGAGTTGATTGTCCTTGAAGTGCTTCTGCAGATCGAGGACGGCGTATGCCGGACCGCGCCCGGCCATTTCCGACGTTACATAAACCACGCGCTCCTGGTTTTTGTGATAAATGGTTTTTTCCTGGACATTTTCTTCAAAGGAGCCCAATTCACCCAGCTGCACGTCGTGCCCGGTCCGGCCCTTGACCACGATGTTCTCCAGGAGGCCCACATCCGAACGCGACTTTCTGGGAAGCCTCAGGATGATGGGCAGTTCGTTCTGTTCGGTATCCTTATGGATCACACCCGCCGGCATGCCGGCCAGTGAAATCCGCAACGTCTTGACGATGTCGTCCGTGGAAACGCCGTTGAGGCCCGCTTTTTCACGGTCGATTCTGAAAAAGAGCTTACGCTGGTCGGCCTCCACGGTGTCGTCGATGTCCACGACGCCTTCGACACCGGCCATGGCTTTCTTGACCACACCGGCCGCCCGGATAAGGTCATCGTAGGAGTTCCGCGCCGTGCCGTACACCTCGGCCACTACGGTAGACAGCACCGGCGGTCCCGGCGGGGCCTCGACCAGCTTGATGCTGGCCCCGGTTTCTCTTGCAACGGCATCGATGCTGTCGCGTATGCGCAGCACAATGGCATGGCTGGACATCTTCCGGTCGTCACGCGGCAGCAGGTTGACCCGGATGTCGGCCACATTCGCCCCCTCGCGCATGTAGTAGTGGCGAACCAAGCCGTTGAAGTCCATGGGCGATGCCGTGCCCACGGTGGACACGTAGTCCGTCACCTCGGGCATGGTGATCAGAATATTTTCCACCCGGCGCACGATGGCGTCGGTAGTCTCCAGGGTGGTGCCTTCGGGCGGGTCTATCATCACCTGAATCTCGTTCTTGTTGTCGAAAGGCAGCATCTTGAGCGGCACGTGGCCGGTGAGAGCCAGGCCCACGGACAACACGAACATCACCGCAATGGTAAAAAGCAGCAGTACGCTTTTCAGCCGCGAGTTGACGAAAGGCATGATCACCCGGCGGTACAGTTTGTAGTTGGTGGTCTGGGTGACGTCGTAGGGTTCCTCGCCATGGCCGGTGTCACTCTTGAGCAGCTTGCTGGAAACCCAGGGGGTAATGGCGAAGGAAACCACCATGGACATGAGCATGGCCAGGGGGACATTCAACGCCATGGGACGCATGTACGGCCCCATCATACCCGTGATGAAAAACATGGGCAGAAAGGAGACGATAATTGCCAGCGTCGCCAGGATGACCGGAGGCATCACCTCGTTGATGGCAATGGATATGGCTTCCAGTTTACGCTTTCCACCCATGGTGAGATGTCGATAGATATTCTCCACGCTGACGATGGGATCGTCCACCACCAGCCCCAGGGCCAGAATCAGGGCAAACAGCGTCACCCGGTTGATGGTGTACCCGAAAAGGTAGTTGCAGAGGAGCACCAGGGAATAGGTGATGGGTACGGCGATGGCCACGATGGTACCTGTACGCCACCCCATGTAGAACGTGATCAGCGCAATGACCGTGATGATGGCCTCGGCCAGGCTTTTCACCAGGCCGTTGACCTTGTCGTTGGCGGTTTCACCGTAGTTGCGCGTGATGCGGTAGCTGACGTTGTCCGGCAGGGTGGAGGCCGCCAGTTCCTGCATCCTTTTTTCCACTTCCTGCGCCACCCACACGGCATTGCTGCCCTTTTTCTTGGCCACGGCAATGGTAACCGCCGGGTAGGTCTCCTTGCCCTCAATGGCCGCGCCTTCCTTTTTACCGGCCGGGCCGAATCCGAGCCGGCTGTAGGACTTGACCTCTTCGGGTCCGTCCTGAACGCTGGCCACATCCCGCAGATAGACCGGCCGGCCCTGGTACAGCGTCACCAGGAGGTTTTCCACTTCGGTCGTGTCTTTTATATAGGGGCCGGCCTCGACCCTGACGACATGGTTGCCCTGTTCGAATTGGCCGCTGCCCATCTGGGCATTGGAAATCTGAATGGCCCCCGCCACCTCCATGGCGGACAGGCCGTAGGCGGAAAGGCGTTCAGGATCCAGGTAGACATAGGCCACCCGCTTTCTGCCTCCGTGAATGCTGATTCTGGCGCTGTTGGGGATATGCTGAAGTTTGCCCACCACCTCCTCGGCCACACGGTAGAGCTGATGATCGTCGACCCCCTCTCCATAGAGCGTCACATTGACAATGGGGACATCGTCTATCTCCACCGGTTTGATGATCCAGCCGGTCACCCCCGGCGTAACCTTGTCCAGGTTCTGGTAGACCTTGTTATAAAGCTTCACCAGGCTGTTCTCGCGGTCCTGCCCCACGTGGAAGCGGACGGTGACCACGGCCATCTCGGGGCGGGATATGGAATATACATATTCAACGCCGTCGATCTGGTAGAGCAGGCGCTCCAGTCTGGAGGAAACCATTTTCTCCACTTCCTCGGCGCTGCCCCCCGGGTACATTACCATGACGTCTGCCAACGGAACGACGATCTGGGGCTCCTCTTCCCTGGGTGTCAGGTAAAGGGCTGCAGCACCGGCCAGCAGGCTGATGATAATCAGCAGGATGGCCAGATTTCCCCTGAGAAAGGCTTCAATGATGCGAGATAAAAATGAAGGCTTGTTTTCCATTAATCAACCCTCTTTCAACGGCGAAACCAGAATGACCTCACCCGCGGACAGCCCGGAAAGGATTTCCACCTTGCTTCCGTATGAGCGGCCGGCTTTGACCATGCGCCGCATGACACGATCGTTCCGGACCACGTGGACCATTTCGAGCTGGCCCACCATGGTGACGGCCTCTTTCGGAACCAGGACGGCCGTGTGGGGGTCTTCGCGCACCCACACCCGGCCGAAGGTTCCGGGCAGAATGTCGCGTTCCTTGTTGTTAAGCTGAACCTTAACCTTCTGCGTCCGGCTGGATGGATCGATCTCGCCGACGATTTCGGTGACCTTGCCCTTAAAGGGACGTCGGGGCCGATCCAGGGTGACCTCCACGGTCTGGTTCAGAGACAGCTTTTCGATCAGGCGGACGGGGACGGGAACCTCCAGACGCATATTGCCTTCGTCATACACGCTCGTCAGCACCTGCCCCGGATTGGCCAGATCACCGGCTTCGATCATGCGTTCGGTAACCACACCGTCGATGGGAGATTTGATTTCGGTGTAGGTCAGCATGACCTTGATCTCCGCCACCTGAGATTTGGCGGAATTGTAGCGGTGCTCGGCGGCGGTCAGGGACTGCTCGGTAGCGGCGTTTTTCTGATAAAGATTTAGGGTGCGTTCGTATTCGGTTTTGGACTGCTTTAAGTTGATCCTGGCCGCAGTCAATTTTTCCTTGATTTCCCGGTCGTCCAGCTCAATCAGGACTTGTCCCTTTTTAACCCGGGTGCCGGAAGAAGCCGTTACCTTGTTGACATAGGCGCTGATTCTGGCACTCAGCCGCACCTTCTCCCCGGATGTCACGGTGCCGAAGACATCTATTTTGGGAGCGACGCTTTTCATCTCGATGGTATACGTCTCGGCCCCGTCCGGAAGTGGCTTGCCGGGAGACACGGCCAGCTTGCCGGCCTGTACCTTGGTGTGAAAAGTCCCGCCGGTCCATGCGATCATCAACACCAGGGCGGCCACGGCAACCGCCCACTTTATGATTTTCAACATCACACCGCCTATGGATGACTGTTTTTCCGTCATTGTTCCCCCTAACTGTCGGATAAAAGGCCCATCAGAAATAGATTGTTCACCACGAAAGTACGAAAGAGTGAAACACGCAAACAACCAATATCTCTTTCGTGTTTTTCATATGTCATGTTTTCGTGATGAGGTTATTTATAATTAATCAGATTGCGCCCCTGCCCAAAGACACATTGGCAAAGCGTCAGAAGGTCAGGGTGCATATTTCACAATCGCGTTGCCCCGCGCACGCTCCAGGTTGGACAATGCGCTGAGGTAGTCGTAATAGGCGGCAACGTCACGGGTTTTCTGGGTGGTGAGCCCCACCTGGGCCGTCAACAGAACGGTGATGTCCGCCACGCCGCCCTTGTATCGTTCACTGGTGATGCGGAAGGACTCTTCGGCACTTTCGACGCTTTTCCGGGTGACCTGCAGCCGCTGCCAGGCCTCGTTGGCTTTCAGATGCGCCTGGTAGAGGTCCAGGCGCAGGTTGTTGTAGACCTTCTTTTCGTCGTACTT
This window harbors:
- a CDS encoding efflux RND transporter permease subunit yields the protein MENKPSFLSRIIEAFLRGNLAILLIIISLLAGAAALYLTPREEEPQIVVPLADVMVMYPGGSAEEVEKMVSSRLERLLYQIDGVEYVYSISRPEMAVVTVRFHVGQDRENSLVKLYNKVYQNLDKVTPGVTGWIIKPVEIDDVPIVNVTLYGEGVDDHQLYRVAEEVVGKLQHIPNSARISIHGGRKRVAYVYLDPERLSAYGLSAMEVAGAIQISNAQMGSGQFEQGNHVVRVEAGPYIKDTTEVENLLVTLYQGRPVYLRDVASVQDGPEEVKSYSRLGFGPAGKKEGAAIEGKETYPAVTIAVAKKKGSNAVWVAQEVEKRMQELAASTLPDNVSYRITRNYGETANDKVNGLVKSLAEAIITVIALITFYMGWRTGTIVAIAVPITYSLVLLCNYLFGYTINRVTLFALILALGLVVDDPIVSVENIYRHLTMGGKRKLEAISIAINEVMPPVILATLAIIVSFLPMFFITGMMGPYMRPMALNVPLAMLMSMVVSFAITPWVSSKLLKSDTGHGEEPYDVTQTTNYKLYRRVIMPFVNSRLKSVLLLFTIAVMFVLSVGLALTGHVPLKMLPFDNKNEIQVMIDPPEGTTLETTDAIVRRVENILITMPEVTDYVSTVGTASPMDFNGLVRHYYMREGANVADIRVNLLPRDDRKMSSHAIVLRIRDSIDAVARETGASIKLVEAPPGPPVLSTVVAEVYGTARNSYDDLIRAAGVVKKAMAGVEGVVDIDDTVEADQRKLFFRIDREKAGLNGVSTDDIVKTLRISLAGMPAGVIHKDTEQNELPIILRLPRKSRSDVGLLENIVVKGRTGHDVQLGELGSFEENVQEKTIYHKNQERVVYVTSEMAGRGPAYAVLDLQKHFKDNQLPNGVRIDWRGEGEWKITLDVFRDLGLAFSAALVGIYVLLVYETASYLIPIVIMLSIPLTMIGIMPGFALLNVVVNKPVGGYPDPVFFTATAMIGMIALSGIVVRNAIILIDFIQTQVKRGQNLVEAIVESGAVRFRPIFLTAGTTTLGAWPITLDPIFSGLAWSIIFGMVVSTAFTLVVIPTVYYLLYGGKQ
- a CDS encoding efflux RND transporter periplasmic adaptor subunit; protein product: MTEKQSSIGGVMLKIIKWAVAVAALVLMIAWTGGTFHTKVQAGKLAVSPGKPLPDGAETYTIEMKSVAPKIDVFGTVTSGEKVRLSARISAYVNKVTASSGTRVKKGQVLIELDDREIKEKLTAARINLKQSKTEYERTLNLYQKNAATEQSLTAAEHRYNSAKSQVAEIKVMLTYTEIKSPIDGVVTERMIEAGDLANPGQVLTSVYDEGNMRLEVPVPVRLIEKLSLNQTVEVTLDRPRRPFKGKVTEIVGEIDPSSRTQKVKVQLNNKERDILPGTFGRVWVREDPHTAVLVPKEAVTMVGQLEMVHVVRNDRVMRRMVKAGRSYGSKVEILSGLSAGEVILVSPLKEG
- a CDS encoding universal stress protein, whose protein sequence is MRILLCYDETKEAAKALETAIEHAKAFNGEVLILTSLVGKGKEKVEEDREAKQRLEKARAYLKEAGIPCESHLLVRGLDSGESIVNFSKENGVGEIIIGVKKKSKVGKLMFGSTAQHVILHAECTVVAVK